The following coding sequences lie in one Candidatus Polarisedimenticolia bacterium genomic window:
- a CDS encoding ParA family protein has protein sequence MILAIANQKGGVGKTTTAINLAAALAHKKYKTLLIDLDPQGNCTLCFVDHQQIGTTVYEALTEPGLSLKEAIHPTQTANLEVVPSRITLAKFESKMIGELDSHFRMKDRIASVQKQYDYVIIDCPPTLGLLTVNALVAASHLLVPIQSSYFALEGTDDLLETVEKIKARPNPGLEFLGVVITLHDKRTVLGRDIKSHIKEVFGNKVFKTIISRSVRLEESPAYKESIFTYSPNSTGALEYYRLSEEVIGRV, from the coding sequence CAGAAGGGCGGAGTCGGGAAGACCACCACCGCCATCAATCTCGCAGCAGCCCTGGCTCACAAGAAATATAAGACGCTCCTGATAGATCTCGATCCCCAGGGGAACTGCACTCTCTGTTTCGTCGATCACCAGCAAATCGGCACGACGGTGTACGAGGCCTTGACGGAGCCGGGATTGAGCCTCAAGGAGGCCATCCATCCGACGCAGACGGCGAACCTCGAGGTAGTTCCATCGCGCATCACGCTCGCGAAATTCGAGAGCAAGATGATTGGGGAGCTGGACAGTCACTTCCGCATGAAGGATCGGATCGCATCGGTGCAGAAGCAGTATGACTACGTCATCATCGATTGTCCGCCGACGTTGGGGCTGCTGACGGTGAACGCCCTGGTGGCGGCGAGCCACCTGCTCGTACCGATCCAGTCCTCCTACTTCGCGCTCGAGGGGACAGACGATCTTCTGGAGACGGTGGAGAAGATCAAGGCCCGCCCGAACCCGGGGCTGGAGTTCCTCGGCGTGGTCATCACGCTGCACGACAAGCGCACGGTCCTCGGAAGGGATATCAAGAGCCACATCAAGGAAGTCTTCGGGAACAAAGTGTTCAAGACGATCATCAGCCGCAGCGTGCGGCTCGAGGAAAGTCCCGCTTACAAGGAATCGATCTTCACTTATTCTCCTAATTCGACCGGCGCGTTGGAATATTACCGGCTTTCTGAAGAGGTCATCGGACGTGTCTAA
- a CDS encoding ParB/RepB/Spo0J family partition protein, which translates to MRHDHHFVDSLSRGALAPIGRMISLEQIDTIPDQPRRQMGDLKDLVASIKEKGVLEPILVRRNGPRFRIIAGERRYRASREAGLTQIPCIELEVDDKGTLEISLIENLQRRDLSAFEEAHGIKQLIDRFLYTHEEVSRRLAKSRSAITEILSLTQIPEEVMEYCQEYGISSRSHLLAIAHQPDVDTMLALAEQIRTQNLTREDVRKLKNPSTEEGKRGRPKHFVFRYRAQDRRFAFSLRFSKSEVSRDEIIHTLRELLQNLEAEAN; encoded by the coding sequence ATGCGCCATGACCACCACTTCGTCGACAGCCTGAGCCGGGGAGCCCTGGCTCCCATCGGAAGGATGATCTCCCTCGAGCAGATCGACACGATTCCGGACCAGCCCCGACGGCAGATGGGAGACTTGAAGGACCTGGTTGCCTCGATCAAGGAGAAGGGAGTGCTCGAGCCGATCCTGGTGCGTCGCAACGGACCGCGCTTCCGGATAATCGCCGGAGAGCGCCGGTACCGCGCCTCGCGCGAGGCTGGCCTGACGCAGATCCCGTGCATCGAGCTGGAGGTGGACGACAAAGGAACGCTGGAGATCTCCCTGATCGAGAATTTGCAGCGCAGAGACCTGAGCGCTTTCGAAGAAGCGCATGGCATCAAACAGCTGATCGACCGGTTCCTCTACACCCACGAAGAGGTTTCGCGCCGGCTCGCAAAGTCGCGCTCGGCAATCACCGAGATCCTGAGCCTGACCCAGATTCCCGAGGAGGTGATGGAGTATTGCCAGGAATACGGTATCAGCTCGCGATCGCATCTTCTCGCGATCGCCCATCAACCTGACGTGGACACGATGCTGGCTCTTGCAGAGCAGATTCGGACTCAGAACCTGACCCGGGAGGACGTGCGCAAGCTGAAGAACCCGTCGACCGAGGAAGGAAAGCGGGGGAGGCCGAAGCACTTCGTGTTCCGGTATCGGGCACAGGACCGTCGCTTCGCTTTCAGCCTCAGGTTCAGCAAATCAGAAGTTTCCCGGGACGAAATCATTCACACGCTGCGCGAGCTCCTTCAGAACCTCGAGGCCGAAGCCAACTAG